Proteins from a single region of Azospira inquinata:
- the pyk gene encoding pyruvate kinase, with product MSRHTKIVATLGPASTDPDVLEKLILAGVDVVRMNFSHGTPEDHLQRAATVREISTRLGRPVGILADLQGPKIRVGKFEAGKVLLEKGAPFILDAACALGNRERVGLDYKDLPRDVGSGAVLLLDDGRIVLDVVRVAGTEIHTVVRQGGELSNNKGINRQGGGLSAPALTAKDMEDIKTAARLDVDYLAVSFPKSAADMYMARQLMRAAGGRALTIAKIERTEAVDALDEILAASDGVMVARGDLAVEVGDAAVPALQKKMIRHAREMNKLAITATQMMESMIHSPVPTRAEVSDVANAVLDGTDAVMLSAETASGEYPVETVEAMARVCLEAERSAEVSLDREFLDRVFASIDQSISMAAIWTAHHLKVKAIATLTQSGSTALWMSRLNCGVPIYALTPSQGAVTQMALFREVSPVLMSQLHTDRDVLLYEAEQLLIARGAVAKGDLMVLTVGEPIGTPGGTNTLKIIRVGEHRLPTPRTTDQE from the coding sequence ATGTCCCGCCATACCAAAATCGTCGCCACCCTGGGCCCCGCTTCCACCGATCCGGATGTTCTGGAAAAACTCATTTTGGCGGGGGTGGATGTGGTCCGCATGAATTTTTCCCACGGCACCCCGGAGGACCATTTGCAGCGGGCCGCCACGGTGCGGGAAATCTCCACCCGCCTGGGGCGCCCGGTGGGCATTCTGGCGGATTTGCAGGGCCCCAAGATTCGGGTGGGCAAGTTCGAGGCAGGCAAGGTGCTGCTGGAAAAAGGCGCCCCCTTCATTCTGGATGCGGCCTGTGCCCTGGGGAACCGGGAACGGGTGGGGCTGGATTACAAAGACCTGCCCCGGGATGTGGGGTCGGGGGCCGTGCTGCTCCTGGACGACGGACGCATCGTGCTGGACGTAGTGCGGGTGGCTGGCACGGAAATCCACACCGTGGTGCGCCAGGGCGGGGAGCTGTCCAATAACAAGGGTATCAATCGCCAGGGCGGCGGACTGTCCGCCCCGGCCCTGACCGCCAAGGACATGGAAGACATCAAGACCGCCGCCCGCCTGGATGTGGATTATCTGGCCGTCTCCTTCCCCAAGAGCGCCGCTGACATGTACATGGCCCGTCAGCTGATGCGGGCCGCCGGGGGCCGAGCCCTGACCATCGCCAAAATCGAGCGCACCGAGGCAGTGGATGCCCTGGATGAAATCCTCGCCGCCTCCGACGGGGTCATGGTGGCCCGGGGGGACCTGGCCGTGGAAGTGGGGGATGCGGCGGTGCCCGCCCTGCAAAAGAAGATGATTCGCCACGCCCGGGAAATGAACAAACTGGCCATCACCGCCACCCAGATGATGGAATCCATGATCCATTCCCCCGTGCCCACCCGGGCCGAGGTGTCGGACGTGGCCAACGCGGTACTGGACGGCACGGACGCGGTCATGTTGTCCGCCGAAACCGCCAGCGGCGAATACCCGGTGGAAACGGTGGAAGCCATGGCCCGGGTGTGTCTGGAAGCGGAGCGTTCCGCCGAAGTCTCCCTGGACCGGGAATTCCTGGACCGGGTTTTCGCCAGCATCGATCAGTCCATTTCCATGGCCGCCATCTGGACCGCCCACCACCTCAAAGTCAAAGCCATCGCCACCCTTACCCAATCCGGCTCCACCGCCCTGTGGATGAGCCGGCTCAACTGCGGCGTGCCCATCTACGCCCTCACCCCGAGCCAGGGCGCCGTCACCCAAATGGCCCTGTTCCGGGAAGTGAGCCCGGTGCTCATGAGCCAGCTGCACACGGACCGGGACGTGCTGCTCTATGAGGCGGAGCAACTGCTCATCGCCCGGGGCGCCGTAGCCAAGGGGGATTTGATGGTCCTCACCGTGGGAGAACCCATCGGCACCCCCGGAGGCACCAACACCCTGAAAATTATCCGGGTCGGAGAGCACCGCCTGCCCACGCCTCGGACGACGGATCAGGAGTAG
- the cydB gene encoding cytochrome d ubiquinol oxidase subunit II, with product MVDYFVLKLIWWGLVGVLLIGFAIMDGHDMGVGILLPLLGRDDTERRIIINSVAPHWDGNQVWFITAGGAIFAAWPFVYATAFSGMYWALLLVLFALFFRPVGFEYRSKMPGATWRKAWDTGIFAGSAVPALVFGVAFGNLFQGVPFTLDETMRSTYTGSFWALLNPFALLAGVVSLSLLTLQGATFLSHRTEGELQDRARRAGTWAGIVLLLAFSGAGLWVSQLSGYTITQQPDPAGILNPLMKQVALVKGAWLGNFAHQPLLWVVPLLAYLGALGAILALRARRTLLAFCGSSLAVAGVILTAGVALFPFVLPSSLNPTAGLTLWDATSSQVTLNVMLYVAVIFTPLVLAYTGWAYRVMAGKLTRDYITANDKALY from the coding sequence ATGGTCGATTACTTCGTTTTGAAACTGATCTGGTGGGGGCTGGTGGGCGTGCTGCTCATCGGCTTCGCCATCATGGACGGCCACGACATGGGGGTGGGCATCCTGCTGCCCCTGCTGGGCCGGGACGACACGGAACGGCGCATCATCATCAACAGCGTGGCGCCCCATTGGGACGGCAACCAGGTGTGGTTCATCACCGCCGGGGGGGCCATTTTCGCCGCCTGGCCCTTTGTCTATGCCACCGCCTTCTCTGGCATGTACTGGGCCCTGCTCCTGGTGCTTTTCGCCCTCTTCTTCCGCCCGGTAGGCTTTGAATACCGCTCCAAAATGCCCGGCGCCACCTGGCGCAAGGCCTGGGACACGGGCATTTTCGCCGGGAGCGCCGTGCCCGCCCTGGTGTTCGGGGTAGCCTTCGGCAACCTCTTCCAGGGGGTGCCCTTCACCCTGGACGAAACCATGCGCTCCACCTACACGGGCAGCTTCTGGGCCCTGCTCAACCCCTTCGCCCTGCTAGCCGGGGTCGTCAGCCTGTCCCTGCTGACTCTGCAAGGAGCGACCTTCCTCTCCCATCGGACGGAAGGGGAATTGCAGGACCGGGCCCGGCGGGCCGGCACCTGGGCCGGGATCGTGCTGCTCCTAGCCTTCTCCGGAGCGGGCCTGTGGGTTTCCCAACTGTCTGGCTACACCATCACCCAGCAGCCCGATCCGGCCGGGATACTCAACCCCCTGATGAAGCAGGTGGCCCTGGTGAAGGGCGCCTGGCTGGGCAATTTCGCCCATCAGCCCCTGCTCTGGGTAGTGCCGCTCCTGGCTTATCTAGGCGCCCTAGGTGCCATCCTAGCCCTGAGGGCACGCCGCACCCTGCTGGCCTTTTGCGGCAGCTCCCTGGCCGTGGCCGGGGTCATCCTCACCGCCGGAGTCGCCCTCTTCCCCTTTGTCCTGCCTTCCTCCCTCAACCCCACGGCTGGCCTGACCCTGTGGGACGCCACCTCCAGCCAGGTGACCCTGAACGTGATGCTCTACGTGGCAGTGATCTTCACCCCCCTGGTGCTGGCCTATACGGGCTGGGCCTATCGGGTCATGGCCGGAAAGCTGACCCGGGATTACATCACCGCCAATGACAAGGCGCTCTACTGA
- a CDS encoding TonB-dependent receptor — translation MGFRIRPLPAAVGLACISMGMSALAWSQESTAPIPQLGEVVVTGDRISDVAEPTRVDTNTLRALAAGTSDTATLLRDVPGVAMSSAGGVSSLPVIHGLADDRNRIKVDGMDLISACGNHMNSPLSYIDPTNVESIQVYSGVTPVSVGGDAIGGTVVVKSRGPRFAQPGQGLLTTGELGAFYRSNGNGNGAHASATLASENLSITFNGSTAESDNYKAGGNFKPGTASLHTTTDHWISGDTVGSSAYKARNQSIDIAARNGSHVVDLKVGTQDIPYQGFPNQHMDMTSNKSDQVNLGYSGLYDWGKLEARVYYEHTRHKMNFSDDKEFWYANGSNYNIPGMPMATDGKNTGATIKAEINLNPRDILRLGSEFQHYRLNDEWAPSGGMMSPNTFVNINDGKRDRFDVFAEWEARWNNQWGSLLGIRSSTVKTDAGKVQGYRDTPATLYLNDANAFNNRNRSKTDNNLDLTALARYTANANLEYEGGYSRKTRSPSLYERYTWSTGGMAMAMNDWVNDGNAYKGNVDLKPEVAHTLSFTADWHDASKTEWGLRVTPYYSLVKDYIDATRCSPSNSGCVKPSTNLAGNQFAYLTLANEEARLYGLDISGFFPIAKYTGFGSFTGRGQLSYTHGKNQDTGDHLYNIMPLNAKLAVDHQLGNWTNTAEMILVSRKDDVSSVRNEMETGGYGLLNLRSSYNWKQARLDIGLDNVFNRLYSSPLGGAYIGQGMTMAINKASAPYGITVPGMGRSLYAGVTVKF, via the coding sequence ATGGGGTTCCGTATTCGTCCGCTGCCGGCCGCCGTCGGTCTGGCCTGCATTTCCATGGGCATGTCCGCCCTCGCCTGGTCCCAGGAAAGCACCGCGCCCATTCCCCAACTGGGGGAAGTGGTGGTCACGGGGGACCGGATTTCCGATGTGGCGGAGCCGACCCGGGTGGATACCAACACCCTGCGGGCCCTGGCCGCCGGCACCAGCGATACGGCCACCCTACTCCGGGATGTGCCGGGGGTGGCCATGAGCAGCGCGGGGGGGGTCTCCAGCCTGCCCGTAATCCATGGCCTGGCGGATGACCGGAACCGGATCAAGGTGGACGGCATGGATTTGATTTCCGCCTGCGGCAATCACATGAACTCCCCCCTGTCCTACATCGACCCCACCAATGTGGAAAGCATCCAGGTGTATTCCGGCGTCACCCCGGTGAGCGTGGGGGGGGACGCCATTGGCGGCACCGTGGTGGTGAAGTCCCGGGGGCCCCGTTTCGCCCAGCCTGGGCAAGGCCTGCTGACCACTGGGGAATTGGGCGCCTTCTACCGCTCCAATGGCAATGGCAACGGCGCCCACGCCAGCGCCACCTTGGCTTCGGAAAACCTGTCCATCACCTTCAACGGTTCCACGGCGGAATCGGATAATTACAAGGCAGGGGGCAATTTCAAACCGGGCACCGCCTCCCTGCACACCACCACCGACCACTGGATTTCTGGGGATACGGTGGGCTCCTCCGCCTACAAGGCGCGCAACCAGTCCATTGACATCGCCGCCCGCAATGGCAGCCATGTGGTGGATTTGAAAGTAGGCACCCAGGACATTCCCTACCAGGGCTTTCCCAATCAGCACATGGACATGACCAGCAACAAGAGTGATCAGGTCAATCTGGGCTATTCGGGGCTTTACGACTGGGGCAAGCTGGAAGCCCGAGTGTATTACGAGCACACCCGGCACAAGATGAATTTCTCCGACGACAAGGAATTCTGGTACGCCAACGGCTCCAACTACAACATTCCTGGCATGCCCATGGCCACGGACGGCAAAAACACCGGGGCCACGATCAAGGCAGAAATCAATCTGAATCCCCGGGATATCCTGCGCCTGGGTTCGGAATTCCAGCATTACCGCCTCAATGATGAGTGGGCCCCCTCCGGCGGCATGATGTCCCCCAATACTTTCGTCAACATCAACGACGGCAAACGGGACCGGTTCGATGTCTTCGCCGAATGGGAAGCCCGCTGGAACAATCAATGGGGCTCCCTGCTGGGTATTCGCAGCAGCACGGTGAAGACCGATGCGGGCAAGGTTCAAGGTTACCGGGACACTCCGGCCACCCTCTACCTGAATGACGCCAATGCCTTCAACAACCGGAACCGGAGCAAGACGGACAACAACCTGGACCTGACGGCCCTGGCCCGTTATACCGCCAACGCCAACCTGGAATATGAAGGGGGCTACTCCCGCAAGACCCGCTCCCCCAGCCTCTACGAACGCTACACCTGGTCCACCGGCGGCATGGCCATGGCTATGAACGACTGGGTCAATGATGGCAATGCTTACAAAGGCAACGTGGATCTGAAGCCGGAAGTAGCCCACACCTTAAGCTTCACCGCCGACTGGCACGATGCCAGCAAAACGGAATGGGGACTGCGGGTCACCCCCTACTACAGTCTGGTCAAAGACTACATTGATGCCACCCGCTGCAGCCCGAGCAATAGTGGCTGTGTCAAACCCAGCACCAATCTAGCGGGCAACCAGTTCGCCTATCTCACCCTGGCCAATGAAGAAGCCCGCCTCTACGGTCTGGATATTTCCGGCTTCTTCCCCATCGCCAAGTACACCGGTTTCGGCTCCTTCACCGGTCGGGGTCAGTTGAGCTACACCCATGGCAAGAACCAGGATACGGGGGATCACCTCTACAACATCATGCCCCTCAACGCCAAGCTGGCGGTGGATCACCAGTTAGGCAATTGGACCAATACGGCAGAAATGATCCTGGTGAGCCGCAAGGATGACGTGTCCTCCGTGCGCAACGAAATGGAAACGGGGGGTTACGGCCTACTCAACCTGCGCAGCAGCTACAACTGGAAACAGGCCCGCCTGGATATCGGCCTGGACAACGTCTTCAACCGGCTCTACAGCTCCCCCCTGGGCGGCGCTTACATCGGGCAAGGGATGACCATGGCTATCAACAAAGCCAGTGCTCCCTACGGCATTACGGTGCCGGGCATGGGCCGTTCCCTCTATGCTGGGGTAACGGTGAAGTTCTAA
- the cydX gene encoding cytochrome bd-I oxidase subunit CydX — translation MWYFTWILGLGFAVFFAVLNTLWLEHKETEKAGE, via the coding sequence ATGTGGTACTTCACCTGGATACTCGGACTGGGCTTTGCCGTATTTTTCGCCGTGCTCAACACCCTGTGGCTAGAGCACAAGGAAACGGAAAAAGCCGGGGAATAG
- a CDS encoding ferritin-like domain-containing protein: protein MLRSLALAILETAPIGEKVAAARALDDRLAVVPESVLVPRTTLPGREERPILVPPAQVPRRGLHTREGRGALLHALAHIEFNAIDLALDAVWRFPGLPEDFYRDWARVAKEEAGHFTLINDHLASLGYTYGDFPAHRGLWDMAEKTADDPLARMALVPCTMEAHGLDVSPAIRDKLVQAGDPAAGPILDVILRDEVGHVGAGLRWYRYLCDQRGLVPEDAYEPLSRAYGAPRRRGPYNLAARRQAGFGEEELAALP, encoded by the coding sequence ATGCTGCGCTCCCTCGCCCTCGCCATTCTGGAAACCGCTCCCATTGGGGAAAAAGTCGCGGCGGCCCGGGCGCTGGATGATCGCTTGGCCGTGGTTCCGGAGTCGGTGCTGGTTCCCCGGACCACCCTCCCCGGGCGGGAAGAACGGCCTATCCTGGTGCCTCCAGCCCAGGTGCCCCGACGCGGCCTGCATACCCGGGAGGGGCGGGGGGCCTTGCTCCATGCCCTGGCCCACATTGAATTCAATGCCATTGATCTGGCCCTGGATGCGGTATGGCGTTTTCCCGGGTTGCCGGAGGATTTTTATCGGGACTGGGCCCGGGTGGCCAAGGAAGAAGCCGGGCATTTCACCCTGATCAACGACCATCTGGCTTCCCTGGGCTATACCTATGGGGATTTCCCCGCCCACCGGGGGCTGTGGGATATGGCGGAAAAGACAGCGGACGATCCCCTGGCCCGGATGGCTCTGGTGCCCTGCACCATGGAAGCCCACGGCCTGGATGTGTCCCCGGCCATTCGGGATAAGCTGGTGCAGGCGGGGGACCCGGCTGCCGGGCCTATTCTGGACGTCATTTTGCGGGATGAGGTGGGCCACGTGGGGGCGGGCTTACGCTGGTATCGCTACCTATGCGACCAGCGGGGATTGGTTCCGGAGGACGCCTATGAGCCGTTGTCCCGGGCCTACGGGGCACCCCGGCGGCGGGGGCCCTACAATCTGGCGGCCCGGCGCCAGGCGGGATTTGGGGAAGAAGAATTGGCGGCGCTGCCCTGA
- a CDS encoding TonB-dependent receptor, which produces MGFSVRPVPAAVGLACLTMGLNAAWSEENSTIPQLGEVVVTGKPLVDLPAANRVEEDSRHALGANTSDVVGLLRNAPGVSAYSAGGVSSLPVIHGFADDRNRIKVDGMDLIAACPNHMNSPLSYLDPSALGELQVYTGLTPVSVGGDSIGGAIVANSKGPEFAPSADKLLTKGELGAYYRSNGNANGVYATATLASQSLALTYAGSTSESDNYKAGGEFKNFLASGRPGHNLARDEVGSTAYKSRNQSLGIATRWDNNLLEAKFSIQDIPYELYPNQRMDMLGNKEERTSLRYLGQFDWGSLEARAYQEHVRHHMDFGADKQYIYGAAPSVVAPGMPMDTRSDTTGASVKGEIKLNPRDLLRLGGEFQTYRLNDWWPPSPSVLPAGFSMGGMAPNTFWNINNGKRDRNALYGEWEARWSERWQSLIGLRAEQVKTDAGTVQGYNNSMGGYVLPAAAFNTKDRSKTDNNLDLTALGRYTPDVTQSYEFGYQQKTRSPNLYERYSWSQNSMALIMNNFVGDGNGYLGNVDLKPEVAHTLSFTGDWHSTDREWQLVASPYYSRVTNYIDAVRCLGSGTGMNALCGGAANNTASNKFVQLQYANQSARIYGLDLSGKMPLGLTGWGRFGLQGLLNYTKGKNLDTDDGLYNIMPLNTRLTLTHQWGGWNNALEVVAVKAKTDVSDVRQEIKTPGYSLVNLRGSYSWSSVRVDFGVENLFDKLYYLPQGGAYAGQGMTMSTNGIPWGIVVPGMGRSVYASVNVKF; this is translated from the coding sequence ATGGGGTTCTCCGTCCGTCCCGTGCCAGCCGCCGTCGGTCTGGCCTGCCTGACCATGGGGCTCAATGCCGCCTGGTCCGAAGAAAATTCAACCATTCCCCAGTTGGGAGAAGTGGTGGTCACCGGCAAGCCTCTGGTGGACCTGCCCGCTGCCAATCGGGTGGAGGAGGATAGCCGCCACGCCCTGGGCGCCAACACCAGCGACGTGGTAGGCCTGTTGCGTAACGCTCCCGGGGTTAGCGCCTACAGTGCCGGGGGGGTCTCCAGCCTGCCGGTCATCCACGGCTTTGCCGATGACCGGAACCGGATCAAGGTGGACGGCATGGATCTGATTGCGGCCTGCCCCAATCACATGAATTCCCCCCTTTCCTATCTGGACCCCTCGGCCCTGGGGGAATTGCAGGTCTATACAGGCCTCACTCCGGTGAGCGTCGGCGGAGACAGCATCGGCGGGGCCATTGTGGCCAATAGCAAGGGACCGGAATTCGCCCCCTCCGCCGACAAACTGCTCACCAAGGGGGAACTGGGGGCCTATTACCGCTCCAACGGCAATGCCAACGGGGTATATGCCACCGCCACCCTGGCCAGCCAGAGCCTGGCCCTGACCTATGCAGGCTCCACCAGCGAATCCGACAATTACAAGGCGGGCGGGGAATTCAAGAATTTCCTCGCCAGCGGCCGCCCTGGCCATAACCTGGCCCGGGACGAAGTAGGCTCCACCGCCTATAAGAGCCGCAACCAGTCCCTGGGCATTGCCACCCGCTGGGATAACAACCTCCTGGAAGCCAAGTTCAGCATCCAGGATATTCCCTACGAGCTTTACCCCAATCAGCGCATGGACATGCTGGGCAACAAGGAAGAACGCACCAGCCTGCGCTATCTGGGCCAGTTCGACTGGGGCAGCCTGGAAGCCCGGGCCTATCAGGAACACGTGCGCCACCACATGGATTTTGGTGCGGACAAGCAATACATCTACGGGGCCGCACCCAGCGTCGTCGCTCCAGGCATGCCCATGGATACCCGCAGCGACACCACCGGGGCCAGCGTCAAAGGGGAAATCAAGCTCAATCCCCGGGATTTGCTGCGCCTCGGCGGGGAATTCCAGACCTATCGCCTGAACGACTGGTGGCCTCCCTCCCCCTCCGTGCTGCCTGCCGGTTTCTCCATGGGCGGCATGGCGCCCAACACCTTCTGGAACATCAACAACGGCAAACGGGATCGCAACGCCCTCTACGGGGAATGGGAAGCCCGCTGGTCCGAGCGCTGGCAATCCCTGATCGGCCTCCGGGCGGAACAGGTAAAAACGGATGCGGGCACGGTACAGGGCTACAACAACAGCATGGGGGGCTATGTGCTACCCGCCGCGGCTTTCAATACCAAAGACCGGAGCAAGACCGACAACAACCTGGATTTGACCGCCCTGGGCCGCTATACCCCGGACGTCACCCAGAGCTATGAATTCGGCTACCAGCAGAAAACCCGCTCACCCAATCTCTATGAGCGTTATTCGTGGTCCCAGAACAGCATGGCCCTGATCATGAACAACTTTGTCGGGGACGGTAACGGCTACCTGGGCAATGTGGACCTGAAGCCGGAAGTAGCCCACACCCTGAGCTTTACCGGGGACTGGCACAGCACGGATCGGGAATGGCAATTGGTAGCCTCCCCCTACTACAGCCGGGTGACCAACTACATCGACGCGGTCCGCTGCCTGGGTAGCGGCACCGGCATGAACGCCCTGTGCGGCGGAGCTGCCAACAATACGGCCAGCAACAAGTTCGTCCAGCTCCAATACGCCAACCAGAGCGCCCGCATCTACGGTCTGGACCTGTCCGGCAAAATGCCCCTGGGCCTTACCGGCTGGGGCCGTTTCGGCCTCCAGGGCCTGCTCAACTACACCAAGGGCAAGAATCTGGATACGGATGACGGGCTCTACAACATCATGCCCCTCAACACCCGCCTGACCCTGACCCACCAATGGGGCGGCTGGAACAATGCCCTGGAGGTGGTGGCGGTCAAGGCCAAAACGGATGTCTCCGACGTGCGCCAGGAGATCAAGACCCCAGGCTATAGCCTAGTCAATCTGCGGGGTAGCTATTCCTGGTCTTCCGTACGGGTGGATTTTGGGGTGGAAAACCTCTTCGACAAGCTTTACTACCTGCCCCAGGGCGGCGCCTACGCGGGCCAGGGGATGACCATGAGCACCAACGGCATTCCCTGGGGTATCGTAGTGCCCGGCATGGGGCGTTCTGTCTACGCCAGCGTCAATGTGAAGTTCTAG
- a CDS encoding cytochrome ubiquinol oxidase subunit I, producing MIDPNVVDLSRAQFAATALYHFLFVPLTLGLSWLLVIMEIAYVVSGKTIYRDMTKFWGKLYGINFALGVTTGITMEFQFGTNWAYYSHYVGDIFGAPLAIEGLAAFFLESTMVGLFFFGWNRLSKGGHLAVTTFMALGTNLSAVLILIANAWMQDPVGSQFNPVTMRMELTDFAALVFNPAAQAKFVHTVSAGYVTGSLFVLGISSWYLLKGLHRDFARRSFRVAAAFGLAGAASVIVLGDESGYAVSSSQHSKMAAIEAMWDTEAAPAGFNVIAFPDEEKQTNSGSLRIPYVLGLLGTRSTNQTLPGIKDIQRDNLVRIRSGAEAVLALEQLQRQPGDKDALAKLKAHQDDLGYGLLLKRLTPDLAKVTPEQIAQAARESTPRVTPLFWTFRLMVGLAFAMLVLFALAFWHAHRDDYNRRTWLLRWALWFIPAPWLAAEAGWFVAEYGRQPWTVFGILPTHLSASSLSAASLWGSLGAFVGFYTLLLIAEMFLMFRYARLGPTVLQASGAQQ from the coding sequence GTGATTGATCCAAACGTGGTTGATTTGTCGCGGGCTCAGTTCGCGGCAACAGCGCTCTATCACTTTCTTTTCGTACCCCTGACCCTGGGGCTGTCCTGGCTGCTGGTGATTATGGAAATTGCCTATGTGGTAAGCGGCAAGACCATTTACCGGGACATGACCAAATTCTGGGGCAAGCTCTACGGCATCAATTTCGCCCTGGGGGTCACCACGGGCATCACCATGGAATTCCAGTTCGGCACCAACTGGGCCTATTACTCCCATTACGTAGGGGATATTTTCGGCGCCCCCCTGGCCATTGAAGGCCTGGCCGCCTTTTTCCTGGAATCTACCATGGTGGGCCTGTTCTTCTTCGGCTGGAACCGGCTCTCCAAGGGAGGCCACCTGGCGGTCACCACCTTCATGGCCCTGGGTACCAATCTTTCCGCCGTGCTGATCCTCATCGCCAATGCCTGGATGCAGGACCCGGTGGGTTCCCAGTTCAATCCGGTGACCATGCGCATGGAACTCACGGATTTCGCCGCCCTGGTCTTCAATCCCGCCGCCCAGGCCAAGTTCGTCCATACCGTCTCCGCCGGTTATGTGACGGGTTCCCTGTTCGTGCTGGGCATTTCCTCCTGGTATCTGCTGAAGGGCCTGCATCGGGACTTTGCCCGCCGCTCCTTCCGCGTTGCTGCCGCCTTCGGCCTAGCCGGGGCCGCCTCGGTAATCGTCCTGGGGGATGAATCGGGCTACGCGGTGTCCAGCTCCCAGCATTCCAAAATGGCGGCCATCGAAGCCATGTGGGATACGGAGGCGGCTCCCGCCGGCTTTAACGTCATCGCTTTCCCGGATGAGGAAAAGCAGACCAACTCGGGCAGCCTCCGCATTCCCTACGTGCTGGGCCTGCTCGGCACCCGCTCCACGAACCAGACCCTGCCCGGCATCAAGGACATTCAGCGGGATAACCTGGTGCGCATCCGCTCCGGCGCCGAAGCGGTGCTGGCCCTGGAACAGCTGCAACGCCAGCCCGGGGATAAGGACGCCCTGGCCAAGCTCAAAGCCCATCAGGACGACCTGGGCTACGGCCTGCTGCTGAAGCGCCTGACTCCGGATCTGGCCAAGGTGACGCCGGAGCAGATCGCCCAAGCGGCCCGGGAATCTACCCCCCGGGTCACGCCCCTGTTCTGGACCTTCCGCCTCATGGTGGGTCTGGCCTTCGCCATGCTGGTGCTCTTCGCCCTGGCCTTCTGGCACGCCCACCGGGACGACTACAACCGCCGCACCTGGCTCCTGCGCTGGGCCCTGTGGTTCATTCCCGCCCCCTGGCTGGCCGCCGAAGCGGGCTGGTTCGTGGCGGAATACGGGCGCCAACCCTGGACCGTGTTCGGCATTCTGCCCACCCACCTGTCCGCCTCCAGCCTCTCCGCCGCCAGCCTGTGGGGTTCCCTGGGCGCCTTCGTGGGCTTCTACACCCTGCTGCTAATCGCGGAAATGTTCCTCATGTTCCGTTACGCCCGCCTCGGTCCCACGGTTCTGCAAGCCTCCGGCGCCCAACAATAA
- the bluB gene encoding 5,6-dimethylbenzimidazole synthase translates to MKTAQPHATSINCTTLSPAAAEKTGATPAAATLPIAATPTASTPVYANAAGVLAQAQEEQAFPEALRDALYHTIFSRRDVRGQFKPDPVPDAVLSRLLTAAHFAPSVGFMQPWSFLLLRDLARRQGVHDLFLQANEEARARFGSDQGRLYSRIKLEGILESPLNLVVTCDRDRAGPVVLGRTHIPTMDLFSTVCAVQNLWLAARAEGLGVGWVSIFDPQRVHAHLGLPPQVEVVAYLCLGYVRHFESQPELETLGWRHRLDLAELVYEDAWGQAAPASLQTQLRQDQARAAKERRL, encoded by the coding sequence ATGAAGACCGCCCAGCCGCACGCCACCTCAATCAACTGCACCACCCTTAGCCCCGCAGCCGCGGAGAAGACGGGGGCCACACCGGCCGCCGCCACTCTCCCCATTGCCGCCACTCCCACCGCTTCCACCCCGGTTTACGCCAACGCGGCCGGAGTTCTAGCCCAGGCCCAGGAAGAGCAAGCCTTTCCTGAGGCCCTACGGGATGCCCTGTATCACACCATTTTTTCCCGCCGGGACGTGCGGGGCCAGTTCAAGCCGGACCCGGTGCCCGACGCCGTCCTCTCCCGCCTCCTCACCGCCGCCCATTTCGCCCCCTCCGTGGGCTTCATGCAGCCCTGGAGCTTTCTCCTGCTCCGGGACCTGGCGCGGCGCCAGGGCGTCCACGACCTGTTTCTCCAGGCCAACGAAGAAGCCCGGGCCCGCTTTGGCAGCGATCAGGGCCGACTCTACAGCCGTATCAAGCTGGAAGGGATTCTGGAATCCCCTCTCAATTTGGTAGTCACCTGCGACCGGGACCGGGCCGGACCGGTGGTGCTGGGGCGCACCCACATTCCCACCATGGACCTGTTCAGCACCGTCTGCGCCGTGCAGAACCTGTGGCTGGCGGCCCGGGCCGAGGGCCTGGGGGTGGGCTGGGTGAGCATTTTCGATCCCCAGCGAGTCCATGCCCATCTGGGACTGCCGCCCCAGGTGGAGGTGGTGGCCTATCTGTGCCTGGGCTATGTGCGCCATTTCGAGAGCCAGCCGGAACTGGAAACCCTGGGCTGGCGCCACCGCTTGGATCTGGCGGAACTGGTTTATGAGGATGCCTGGGGCCAGGCCGCCCCCGCCAGCCTGCAAACCCAGCTGCGCCAGGATCAGGCCCGGGCGGCAAAAGAGCGCCGTCTCTAG